A genome region from Anopheles stephensi strain Indian chromosome 2, UCI_ANSTEP_V1.0, whole genome shotgun sequence includes the following:
- the LOC118503489 gene encoding uncharacterized protein LOC118503489 — protein sequence MVDWWEANMLTQIGSAFSVLWFTGRASINALRTMVKSRVTSNSMRKIRASINQTCRRPGDKPNTNSHMFLPLGYGVRLSDTRYTVSGSPMQCALTTPLEVPATL from the exons ATGGTTGATTGGTGGGAAGCGAATATGTTAACACAGATCGGGAGTGCGTTCTCCGTGCTCTGGTTTACTGGGCGAGCAAGCATTAATG CGCTGCGAACGATGGTAAAAAGTCGTGTAACCAGTAACTCGATGCGCAAAATCCGTgcttcaatcaatcaaacatgCCGGCGGCCAGGAGACAAGCCGAACACGAACTCGCACATGTTTTTGCCGTTAGGATATGGGGTGCGACTTTCTGACACCCGGTACACGGTGAGTGGTAGCCCTATGCAATGCGCCCTGACAACGCCCCTGGAAGTTCCTGCAACACTGTAG